One segment of Rhodopirellula baltica SH 1 DNA contains the following:
- a CDS encoding DUF2262 domain-containing protein, whose translation MMSERFEFPDLDNLSAVDPAGCEYSSKLVEVEGVVSQSSQSGWPGSEGYSVHLFSLAAWLVVGEPLRRNTLLLLRPVPVEADYFGDFAAGTLHRFEVVLSVDQTRAVVSKLTKRDIVNRELATVAKELEQPVVVKTERFGDLTLNRSIGWFEGLADWNGIEVELSIETDESLDIASQLETAETLFRDATQWQKKIDAFAVAEKLELANDWQEVGNEMDAEEFLDRMVLESISIGPDGEFEFWHDDGDIFYGHSIQISGSLSEGLTDSDIPG comes from the coding sequence ATGATGAGCGAGCGTTTTGAATTCCCAGACCTCGACAACCTATCGGCGGTGGACCCTGCAGGTTGTGAGTATTCGTCCAAGTTGGTGGAAGTCGAAGGGGTCGTTTCCCAGTCGAGTCAGAGTGGCTGGCCCGGATCGGAAGGCTACTCTGTTCATCTGTTTTCGCTTGCGGCTTGGCTGGTTGTAGGAGAACCGTTACGTCGCAATACGCTGTTGTTGCTTCGGCCCGTTCCGGTAGAGGCTGACTATTTCGGTGACTTCGCGGCGGGGACGCTGCACCGGTTCGAAGTCGTGTTGTCGGTCGATCAGACTCGTGCGGTTGTATCCAAGCTGACGAAGAGAGACATCGTAAACCGCGAGCTCGCAACTGTTGCGAAAGAGCTCGAACAACCGGTCGTCGTTAAAACAGAACGGTTCGGCGACCTCACGTTGAACCGCAGCATTGGCTGGTTCGAAGGTCTCGCGGATTGGAATGGAATCGAAGTCGAACTCTCGATCGAAACAGACGAGAGTTTGGACATTGCGAGCCAGCTCGAAACTGCAGAAACACTTTTTCGTGATGCGACGCAATGGCAGAAGAAAATCGATGCGTTCGCGGTTGCCGAGAAGTTAGAGTTGGCGAACGATTGGCAGGAGGTCGGAAATGAGATGGACGCGGAGGAGTTTTTGGATCGTATGGTGTTGGAGTCGATCTCAATTGGTCCCGACGGTGAATTTGAGTTTTGGCACGACGATGGTGATATCTTCTATGGTCATTCCATTCAAATCAGCGGCTCGTTGAGTGAGGGTTTGACTGATTCGGACATCCCTGGCTAA
- a CDS encoding TspO/MBR family protein — MTWRDWYDALDKPTWTPEPSTIGLIWQILYPIILVTFGYVFYRVFRKQIPWSVAVPFAINLLANIAFTPIQFGLRNLPLAALDIAIVWGTILWAMRAIWPHHRWVAFAQIPYLVWVTIASILQFSITWNNW, encoded by the coding sequence ATGACCTGGCGAGACTGGTACGACGCCCTCGATAAACCGACTTGGACCCCCGAGCCATCGACGATCGGACTGATTTGGCAGATCCTCTACCCGATCATCTTGGTCACGTTCGGCTACGTTTTCTATCGCGTTTTCCGTAAGCAAATCCCATGGTCTGTCGCGGTTCCTTTCGCGATCAATCTGCTTGCCAACATTGCCTTCACGCCAATTCAGTTCGGTTTGCGCAACCTCCCGCTTGCTGCTCTCGATATTGCGATCGTTTGGGGCACGATTCTGTGGGCGATGAGAGCCATCTGGCCACACCATCGTTGGGTCGCTTTCGCACAGATTCCGTACTTAGTTTGGGTGACGATCGCGAGCATCTTGCAGTTCTCAATCACCTGGAACAACTGGTGA
- a CDS encoding cupin domain-containing protein: MKGDAVTENAIGREPKILHRSDWASHDQLWKGDVQGKDIGTEVTVLFYCTDEIGAGPLWHVHPYDEIFIVRNGNALFTIGDKKIEATAGDILLGPANVPHKYHNVGPGSLETTDIHVSESWIQTDLDDPELMAE; this comes from the coding sequence ATGAAAGGCGACGCCGTCACCGAAAACGCAATTGGTCGTGAGCCAAAAATCTTGCACCGTTCTGATTGGGCATCACACGATCAACTCTGGAAGGGAGACGTTCAGGGAAAGGACATCGGGACGGAAGTGACCGTCTTGTTCTATTGCACGGATGAAATCGGAGCCGGGCCTCTCTGGCATGTTCATCCATACGATGAAATTTTCATCGTCCGCAACGGGAACGCGTTGTTCACCATTGGTGACAAAAAGATCGAAGCAACAGCGGGCGACATTTTGCTGGGGCCAGCGAACGTCCCACACAAATACCACAACGTTGGCCCCGGTTCACTGGAGACGACTGACATCCACGTCTCAGAAAGCTGGATACAGACGGATCTTGACGACCCTGAACTGATGGCTGAATGA
- a CDS encoding DUF1501 domain-containing protein has product MNLSNMHSRSKLQATSSRRQFLANAGGGLSALGVAAALADSSRNSTSEIDPANPYEPRPSHFPAKAKSVIVVFCSGALSHVDTFDFKPELERRHGQPMPGNENLVSFQGPNGNLTRPLWKFQPRGESGKMISDLVPHIGEMADDLCFFHSLTNKSNTHGPAENVMNTGFTFDGFPSMGAWVNFALGSENRDLPSFVAMEDPRGMPQSGPNNWANGFLPAAFQGTPFSTTKPIRYLDRPDSISASTELASCEALRFLEQQYQDRFPGDQQLAARMASYELAARMQLQVPDVVDLSGEPKHVLELYGADSSNKTKADFANNCILARRMIERGVRFVQLFNGAYASGGKINWDGHSKLKEQYDVHGEILDQPVAGLLKDLKQRGLFDSTLVVFATEFGRMPMFQAGTYGRDHNPNGFTCWLAGAGVKPGFSYGATDEFGFRAQENVMTVHDFHATILHLMGLDHKRLTFYHNGIQRRLTDVHGEVIRDVLA; this is encoded by the coding sequence ATGAACCTTTCAAACATGCACTCACGATCGAAGTTGCAAGCGACTTCCAGTCGTCGCCAGTTTCTCGCAAATGCTGGTGGCGGATTGTCGGCACTTGGTGTGGCAGCGGCGCTCGCTGATTCATCTCGCAATTCCACTTCCGAGATCGATCCGGCGAATCCTTACGAGCCCCGACCGTCGCACTTTCCGGCGAAAGCCAAAAGTGTCATCGTCGTTTTCTGCTCGGGAGCGTTGAGTCACGTCGACACGTTCGACTTCAAACCGGAACTCGAGCGTCGTCACGGTCAGCCAATGCCTGGCAATGAAAACCTGGTTTCGTTCCAAGGACCCAACGGCAATTTGACACGGCCGCTATGGAAGTTTCAGCCCCGAGGTGAGAGCGGAAAAATGATTTCTGATCTCGTGCCTCACATCGGTGAGATGGCCGATGACCTGTGCTTCTTTCATTCGTTGACGAACAAGTCCAACACGCATGGACCCGCCGAGAACGTGATGAACACGGGATTCACATTCGATGGTTTTCCCAGCATGGGAGCGTGGGTCAACTTTGCCCTGGGCAGCGAGAATCGTGATTTGCCGTCGTTCGTGGCGATGGAGGACCCGCGTGGGATGCCTCAGTCGGGACCGAATAACTGGGCCAACGGCTTTTTACCAGCAGCGTTTCAAGGCACACCGTTCAGTACCACCAAACCGATTCGCTACTTGGATCGTCCCGATTCGATCTCTGCAAGCACGGAGCTTGCGTCATGCGAAGCACTCCGGTTTTTAGAGCAACAATACCAGGATCGTTTTCCCGGTGACCAGCAACTAGCCGCACGGATGGCCAGCTATGAATTGGCGGCTCGAATGCAATTGCAGGTGCCTGATGTGGTGGATCTGTCAGGTGAACCAAAACATGTTCTAGAACTTTACGGTGCTGACAGTTCCAACAAGACCAAAGCCGACTTCGCAAACAACTGCATCCTGGCCCGTCGAATGATCGAACGGGGCGTTCGGTTCGTCCAATTGTTCAACGGAGCGTACGCATCGGGCGGCAAGATCAACTGGGATGGTCACAGTAAGCTCAAGGAACAATACGACGTCCACGGTGAAATCCTGGATCAGCCGGTCGCTGGATTGCTAAAAGACTTGAAGCAGCGTGGGCTGTTCGATTCGACGCTGGTAGTCTTTGCCACGGAGTTCGGTCGAATGCCAATGTTTCAAGCCGGAACGTACGGTCGCGACCACAACCCCAATGGGTTCACGTGTTGGTTGGCGGGTGCGGGGGTGAAGCCGGGGTTCAGCTATGGTGCGACCGACGAGTTTGGTTTTCGAGCTCAAGAAAACGTGATGACCGTGCACGATTTTCACGCGACCATCCTTCATTTGATGGGATTGGATCACAAGCGGCTGACGTTCTACCACAACGGAATCCAACGCCGCCTGACCGACGTTCATGGGGAAGTCATCCGCGACGTTCTGGCATAG